The following is a genomic window from Amycolatopsis cihanbeyliensis.
TGCACCAGGACCACCGGCGGCCCCTCGCCGAACACCGCGGTGGCGGCCTCCCCACCGGACACCCGGACCCGCCGGGTGAGCCGCCAGGTCCCGGTTGCCGTGCTGGTACTCATCTCGCGCCCTCCAAGCTAATGGATATAGTCATCTTTATCCGGTTACACTAGCAGGAGGTAAGGGTTGAAGATAGCTTTTATCAATTACCGGCACGGTGCGGAGCTGGCTACCGACCTGGTCAACACCTCGGCCATGGTGCGACGCGCCACCGGCGAGGCTTTGCCCGGCCCGGCCGCACTGACCCGGTTCCTCGCCGAGCACGAGGTCCGGCCGGACGCCCTTGCCGGCGGGCGGCAACCGGCCGAGGAGGAACTGGCCGGGGTACACGCGCTGCGGACGGAGCTGCGTGCCGTACTGGAGGCCCGCACCGAACACGACGTCGTCGACGCGGCGACCACGCTGGTCATGCGCGCAGGGGCCGGGGTGGGCCTTGCCCCGGACGAGGAGGGGCGGTGGCAGTGGTACCTGGCCACAGCCCCGAAAGCGACGCTCGCCGGGGAGCTGGCCGCGCTGGCTGGCGCCGGGTTACTCGGTGCGCTGCGAACGTTGGGACACGACCGGTTCCGGCGCTGCGCATCCCCGGAATGCGAGGGGATGTTCGTGGACACCAGCCGGGCCGGACGCCGCCGGTACTGCATGCCCGAACTGTGCGGCAACCGGCTCAACGTGGCCAACCACCGCGCCCGCAAGCTGGGAGCCCAAAGCCCCTGAACGTGGCTTTCCGGACGTTGAGCGTCCCAATAGTGGCGTTCGCAACGCTGAGCGCCGCGAACGCCACGTTCAGGGCCCCCCAGGGGTACGCACAGCAGTCGGTCAGGAGCGGCCGAGGGTGGCGAGTATCTGGCGGGCCTGGTTGCGTGAGCCGAGCCCGTTGGGGTGCACCGGGACGGCCGGGGATGTCGGCAGGATGCCCTCCACCCACTTCTCCCCCGGCGGCTCGCACATGTCGTGGCCGATCGAGCTGGTGTAGGTGTCCACGAACACGGCGCCCTCGGCCGCGGCCCGCTCGGCGAGCATCCGGTTCAGCAGCTTGGTGATGTCCCGCAGATAGGGCGCGTCCCCCCTGGCGATCGGCACCAGCGGCCAGCAGTTGGCACCGGAGTCCGGCAGCAGGCTGGGGTAGCCGACCAGCAGCACCTCCGCATCCGGCGCGCGGTCCCGGATTCCGCGCAGCACCGCGCCCACCTTGGGCCCGACCGCCCGCACCTTCGCGGCCAGCTCGTCGGTACCGGCCGAGACGTAGAAGTCCTTGCACGGCGAGCCGGCCGGCGCCACCAGGCCCATGCTGCCGCAGGTGAGCACCACCTCGGCGAACGGAATGTCGTTCCCGCCGATGCCGACCGTCACCAGGTCGGTGCCCGGCCGCAGCGCGTCGAACTGTGGCTGGTTGACGATGCCCCATTGCGGTTCGGCCATGTGCTCGGTGGTCGCGCCACCGCAGCTGACATCGGTGAACTCGCTCGGCTCCAGCCTGTGCGCGACCAGGGAGGGGTAGTTGCCCGCGGACCTGGCGCAGGGCAGCTGCACCCGCTCGGGGAACATCGGGCCGGTCGAGGTGAACGAGTCGCCCAGCGCCACGTAGGAGGAGTACGCGGCTGGTTCGGCGGCTGGCTCTGCGGCGGCGGGCGGGGCGAGCGGCAGGGTCGCGGCGGCGGCGACGGCCGCGAACGTGGCCAGGGTACGGCGCATAGCGGTCTCCTCGACGGTGAGCGACTGACTACTACTCTTCAGTAGCCTACTGGAGAGTAGTGTGATGGAACACACAGCGGCAAGCCCTCGAGCCACCCCGACCCCTGCCACGCCGGAACTGTCGTATCCTCGAACTAGTGTTCGACACAATGACCCGAACGCTCACGTCGAGGAGATCACCATGACCGTCACCCGGCTCCACACGCACAGCCCGCTGCCCGAACTGGGGCTGCCGCCGGGGCACTGGCACGGCAGGCTGTGGGTGAGCGAACGCCCGCTGGACGAACCGGACCGGTACCCCGCCTGCGTGGCCGCGCACCCGGATTCCGGGCTGTGGCCGGTGCTCATCCCCGGCGATCTCCGCTTCGAGCTGGGCGGCGAGGACTGGATCCTGGACCGCGACTGGATACCACCCGCGCGAGATCAGGTCCCCGGTGTCGATGCCGCCGCGACCTTGGCCGGGTGGTGGGGCAAACCGTGCTGTGCGGGGCACTGCCTCGACCCGTTCGGGGCGGAGTTTCCCGGGCTCGCGCGCCGAACACCCCGAAGGGCCGATCCGCTCGCCGAGGCGGGCAACACCGGTTCGGTGCTGGCCAGGCAGGGAAACAGCAGGCTCGGCCTGGTGGCCACCGAACGTCCCGCCGACATTCCCGCGCTGCTCGGCTGGCCCGGCATGATCAACACCACCAGGGACGTGGCGGCGATCTCGGCCGTGCTGCGTAGCTGGGAGGATCGGTTCGGCGCCGTGCTGCTCTCGCTCGGCTTCGACACGCTCGAGCTGTCCGTGGCCGCGCCACCGAAGACCCCGGAGCGCGCGCTCGTGACCGCGGCCGAGCATCGGGCGTTCTGCCTGGAGAACTTCACCAGCCGGCAGGGCGACCTGCGCGAGTTCGCGGACGACCTGCTCGGCGTGCGGCTGTGGCGCTTCTGGTGGGACTGACCGAGCGTCCGGGAACCAACTGACACCTGCGGTGGTGCCGCGCGTCTCCAGCCCAGCACTGAGCTCGAGCGAAGGCTGGGGCCACCGGCACGGTGTGCCGGCAGCCCCAGCGGGACGGTGCCTACTGAAAGGGGAACTCAGCAGGCTCCGAGGTCGCTCCACACCGCCCAGGACCGCGGGTCACCGGGCTCGGCACCGGAGGAGTACCAGGTCGACTCCCACTCGTGCCCGGCATGCGACACCACATCACCCGGCGCATAGTTTGCGGCCCCGTCCCACGCCGGGGAGTCACATCCCGGCGGTGGCCCACCGTCGCCAACCGTCAGCGTGAACGACGCCGTGCGATCGGCTTCGGCCCCGTCTCCCAGCACCGTCACCTGGCTGGTGCCGGTCGGGGTGTCGGCCGAGGTGGAAACGGTCAGCACCGAATCCGCGCCCGACTGCACGGAAGGAGGGTCGAATGACGCGGTAGCACCGCTCGGCAACCCGGAGGCACTCAGCTGCACCGCCTGCGGCTGCCCCGCCGTCACCTGTGTGGACACCGTCACGGTCACCGACTCGCCCGGCTCCACCGAGCCCGAGGCCGGGTTCACCGACACCGAGAAGTCGTTCTGCTCGGTGCCACCGACCGCCATCTGCCACACCGCGTAGGCGATCGCGTCGCTGTTGTGGTCCAGCGGCGCGGTCGCGATGTTGCTGATGGTGTCGCAGGAGCGGTGGTAACAGGAGTCGAACGCCGCACCGGCGGTGCCGCCCCACTTCTGTTGCTGCGCGGAGCTCTTGCGCGACCCCGCCCCGGTGAACAGCCCGCCCACCGGGATGCCAACACTCTTGAACGAGGAGTGGTCGGACCGGCCGTCGGTTGCGGTGGCCCGCTCGGTGGGCACCCCTTCCGACTGGAAGTACTCGTCGAAGACCGCCTTGATCGAGGCCACATCGTCGTAGACGAAGTAGCCCCAGTTCCGCGACCCGATCATGTCGAAGTTCAGGTACGCGTCGATCCGCGACCGTTCCGTGCCGGAAAGCGTGGACACGTAGTACCGGGAACCACGCAACCCGGACTCCTCATCGGCCCACCAGGCGAAACGCACCCGCTTGGCCATCGCCGGGTCGGCCTCCGCCAGCTCCAGCGCGACCTGGAGGATCGCGGCGGAGCCGGTGCCGTTGTCGTTGATACCCGGCCCGGAACCCACGCTGTCCAGGTGTGCCCCGAGCATGATCACCTGGTTCGGGTCGCCCTCCGGCCACTCGGCGAGCAGGTTCTCCGACTGCGCCGCGCAGCTCGTGCAGCGCTGCCTGGTGACGTCGTATCCCGCCGCCCGCAGCTCTTGCTCCAGGTAGGACACCGAGGCGTCGTAACCCCTTCCGGGAGCGCGATTACCGCCATTGCGGTTGGCGATGCTCTGGAACTCGTTCAGATGCGCCTGCACGTCGGACACCGCGATATCCGGTGCGGCCACGGCCGTGGCCGGTTGCGCGGTGGCCACCGGCGAGGGGAACGCCACGGCCACGGCGAGCCCCGCTACCGCCGCCACCCCCGAACGCAGGAGTTTCTTGACATTCATGGCATGTAGTCCTTCCTCGCCTCAGCAGGCGCCGAGGTCGCTCCACACTGCCCAGGACCGCGGGTCACCGGGCTCGGCACCGGAGGAGTACCAGGTCGACTCCCACTCGTGCCCGGCATGCGACACCACATCACCCGGCACGTAGTTGGCGGCCGAATCCCACGCCGGGGAGTCACATCCCGGCGGCGGACCACCATCACCCACCGTCAGCGAGAGCTGGACGGTGTGGTCGATGTCCACACCGTCCCCGGTGATGGTCACCTGGCTGGTGCCCTCCGTGGTGTTCGCCGAGGTGGCGATCGTCAGCACCGCGCTGCCGCCGGACTCCACCGAGTCCGGGTCGAAGGAGGCGGTGGCACCGCTCGGCAGACCGGAGGCACTCAGCTGCACCGCCTGCGCGTCGCCCTCGGTCACCTCGGTGGACACCGTCACGGTCGCCGACTCGCCTGGCTCGAGGGACACCGAGCTGGGGTTCAGCGAGAGCGAGAAGTCGTTCTCCACCGGCGGCTGGTTGTCGCAGGTGGGTTCCCCGCCGACCGCCGACACGCTGACCGCGTTCCACGCGGCCTTGACCGTGTCGAACTCGACGCAGCTGTTCGGGAACAGGGTCTTGGCGGACTCCAGGGTGGCAACCCTGGCCTGCCGGTGATCCCAGCTCGAGGTCTTGCGCAGCAGGCCGTTGTAGAAGATCTTGCCGGCCTTCTGGATACCGATACCGGTGATCGAGGAGTTGTCGCAGGTCGGGCTGGAGGGCATACCGTTGCCCGGGTTGGAGCCCTCGGCCAGCAGGTAGAACCAGTGGTTCTGCGGGCCCGCCGCCGCGTGCACCTCGGTGTTCGGGATGGAGGAGGAGTAGCAGTTCGGGTGCCCGGCCCGGGAGGGGTCGTTCATGTACCGGATCGGGCCGCTGCCGACCAGGTTGACCTCCTCGCCCACGTCGTAGTCCGGGTCGTCGTTCGGGTTCTGCGCGTAGAACTCGGTGAGCGCCCCGAAGATGTCCCCTGTGGACTCGTTCAGCCCACCGTTCTCGTTACCTCGCCCGGCGCCGCCAGGGGTGGTCTGGAAGATGGCGTGCCCGTACTCGTGCCCGACGACGTCCATCGGGGTGACCTGCCTGCGCCCGTCCCGGGAGTGACCGAAGCTGGTCGAGCTGCCGTCCCAGTAGGCGTTGACCGCGTTCAGCCCGACGTAGGCGGGGAAACCGCCGCCCTGGCCGTTGATCCCGTCCCGGCCGAGCCACTCGCCGAGCATGTCCCACTCGGTCTGCGAGGCGTACAGCGCGTCCACGCACGCCGTCTCCAGGTCGGTACCGGAGCCGTTGCCCCAGTTGTCGTCCGAGCCGGTGAAGACCTGGCGCGAGTTGTAGTTGCCGCAGCTGAGCCCGCGCCGGTTCGGGTCGCGCGTCGAGTACTGGCCACCGGAGGAGGTGGTGTCGATGGTGACGTTGCCGTTGTAGTAGCCGTTGCCGCTGCCCAGCGCCGCGGGCCGCTCGTCAGCGGCCGCGGCGGCACCGGCCAGTGCCGACCGCTTCACCTCGTCCCTGGTGTCCAGCACGGCCCCGGATCGCGCGTCGACGAAGACATGCAACCTGCTCGGCGCACCGGCGTCGGTGCCGG
Proteins encoded in this region:
- a CDS encoding CGNR zinc finger domain-containing protein gives rise to the protein MKIAFINYRHGAELATDLVNTSAMVRRATGEALPGPAALTRFLAEHEVRPDALAGGRQPAEEELAGVHALRTELRAVLEARTEHDVVDAATTLVMRAGAGVGLAPDEEGRWQWYLATAPKATLAGELAALAGAGLLGALRTLGHDRFRRCASPECEGMFVDTSRAGRRRYCMPELCGNRLNVANHRARKLGAQSP
- a CDS encoding SGNH/GDSL hydrolase family protein — its product is MRRTLATFAAVAAAATLPLAPPAAAEPAAEPAAYSSYVALGDSFTSTGPMFPERVQLPCARSAGNYPSLVAHRLEPSEFTDVSCGGATTEHMAEPQWGIVNQPQFDALRPGTDLVTVGIGGNDIPFAEVVLTCGSMGLVAPAGSPCKDFYVSAGTDELAAKVRAVGPKVGAVLRGIRDRAPDAEVLLVGYPSLLPDSGANCWPLVPIARGDAPYLRDITKLLNRMLAERAAAEGAVFVDTYTSSIGHDMCEPPGEKWVEGILPTSPAVPVHPNGLGSRNQARQILATLGRS
- a CDS encoding DUF4253 domain-containing protein; amino-acid sequence: MTVTRLHTHSPLPELGLPPGHWHGRLWVSERPLDEPDRYPACVAAHPDSGLWPVLIPGDLRFELGGEDWILDRDWIPPARDQVPGVDAAATLAGWWGKPCCAGHCLDPFGAEFPGLARRTPRRADPLAEAGNTGSVLARQGNSRLGLVATERPADIPALLGWPGMINTTRDVAAISAVLRSWEDRFGAVLLSLGFDTLELSVAAPPKTPERALVTAAEHRAFCLENFTSRQGDLREFADDLLGVRLWRFWWD
- a CDS encoding M20/M25/M40 family metallo-hydrolase; the protein is MNVKKLLRSGVAAVAGLAVAVAFPSPVATAQPATAVAAPDIAVSDVQAHLNEFQSIANRNGGNRAPGRGYDASVSYLEQELRAAGYDVTRQRCTSCAAQSENLLAEWPEGDPNQVIMLGAHLDSVGSGPGINDNGTGSAAILQVALELAEADPAMAKRVRFAWWADEESGLRGSRYYVSTLSGTERSRIDAYLNFDMIGSRNWGYFVYDDVASIKAVFDEYFQSEGVPTERATATDGRSDHSSFKSVGIPVGGLFTGAGSRKSSAQQQKWGGTAGAAFDSCYHRSCDTISNIATAPLDHNSDAIAYAVWQMAVGGTEQNDFSVSVNPASGSVEPGESVTVTVSTQVTAGQPQAVQLSASGLPSGATASFDPPSVQSGADSVLTVSTSADTPTGTSQVTVLGDGAEADRTASFTLTVGDGGPPPGCDSPAWDGAANYAPGDVVSHAGHEWESTWYSSGAEPGDPRSWAVWSDLGAC
- a CDS encoding M4 family metallopeptidase, with the translated sequence MKSLRTRRAGLAAITGLALAAGMSSMPALAETGTGPAAQPAPPEALATSAADEAAAIGLDELKKGPAETFRRVGVTPGAAGLFYVAYERSYQGLPVVGGDAVVVADGEGAVRDTVSADTASITIGTHADVTAERAERTARQQLTTVDSVEAGPELVVLAGDSPKLAYEVLVTGTDAGAPSRLHVFVDARSGAVLDTRDEVKRSALAGAAAAADERPAALGSGNGYYNGNVTIDTTSSGGQYSTRDPNRRGLSCGNYNSRQVFTGSDDNWGNGSGTDLETACVDALYASQTEWDMLGEWLGRDGINGQGGGFPAYVGLNAVNAYWDGSSTSFGHSRDGRRQVTPMDVVGHEYGHAIFQTTPGGAGRGNENGGLNESTGDIFGALTEFYAQNPNDDPDYDVGEEVNLVGSGPIRYMNDPSRAGHPNCYSSSIPNTEVHAAAGPQNHWFYLLAEGSNPGNGMPSSPTCDNSSITGIGIQKAGKIFYNGLLRKTSSWDHRQARVATLESAKTLFPNSCVEFDTVKAAWNAVSVSAVGGEPTCDNQPPVENDFSLSLNPSSVSLEPGESATVTVSTEVTEGDAQAVQLSASGLPSGATASFDPDSVESGGSAVLTIATSANTTEGTSQVTITGDGVDIDHTVQLSLTVGDGGPPPGCDSPAWDSAANYVPGDVVSHAGHEWESTWYSSGAEPGDPRSWAVWSDLGAC